tattacagTTTTGTTCAATAATAAACAGTGATATTTCATATGTTTCATACATGATATTTTATATGTAATTTAAAGCAATATATTGGTAAACAcataaaagaataatataataGTGTCTATTAACATGTATGttacataatttttatatatttctatattcatAATAATCTATTCAtctttttaatgtataaatttatgTTTGTAATGAGTATTATAAAAGTGTACACCCTTTATAAGCAATaatctatttttaaatacataattGTATTTTAACTGTCATTTTAAAAAACTAAATCTTTTTCAAATGATTTTTTGAAAAAGATATCTAATGAAACTTGTACTTATATACACTACGAGTATATGGTAAATGATTTTAttgatagaatttttataatcAGAATATTTTATGCTGCCagagaataatattattaaaatcatAAAGACTTTATAGATTTATTAGATGATTAATCCTTGAGAACTATGTACACAATACTGTCATTATCTAAAAACTTCTACTTTTAACAATACATACTTTAATTAAAACAATGTAGATAGTACATAATAAAGAATTTAtatcaaataaaattaattctttgaattaatttgtgtacataatatttaaaatactttacaACACTACACTTTATTCAATAAGATTATTATGGTAATTTATGAGAAGAAATATGATGATCAGAAGTAAAAGTTTATATGAATGTGTAGAATTACTTAGAAAATTGAACATATTTCCTTTACAAATGTAACATAGAAAGTAATTGCGGCTAACATGAGTTTTGTATCAGAAATATTGTAACATGTGTTTGGACAATGTATATAGACTAACACACTGCCTCAACATAGGGATTCAGACTACACAATACCTGATTGCGACCCATAGGGAGGTGGAGAGTCAAGCTCGGTCTCATCACCCCACTGTTGGGTAATGTATCCCAATAGAGTATGTGTGTCTTCATTGCACAGCCGTTCGGAAAAGTTTACCCCATCGCCAAAACTGTAACCCACACCCTACCTTCTAGTTTATGTAATCCCATTCATACTCAGAGGTAGCGTAACTACTTATATCTGAAAATCTATCTAAATTATAGAGTATTTCAAACTttgaatttcatattttatctcatttatataatacaatttttaaacaaagttCAATTTTAATccttaaatataaaaatccttgtacatttattttttattcattattctaacattacaaaaataatattaaagtatAGTTACGCCACTTCtaactatttaatttaaaacatcAGTCTGTAAAAACCAGATGCACAATACCTCTCAAAATAGTACGAAATTTATACCAATAAATGTGATTTAATCAATACACAATATGATGCATCTACAAAAAGAACATGcatttttaaatatcaatttaAAATGAAACCAATACCTATTTTTCAAAGTCCATCTCAATTAATGATTATCTGCAGATTAAATACAAggatacaaatttaattttattgtaaacaGTAATATAAACATTATCagttttgataaaaaatataacaaatattatttaaaattagcaTGTATAGAATTAGAATAGAAATAACAATAATTGCAAATGTCATATAGGAATTATATTCTTTAATATACCCATGACTAGTTAGTTTCATGTCGACTAGAATTTTAGAATTACTTAAGaatacatttcattaaattacataaCACATACATCATCAACCAACAAAAGCATGAAATCCATACTTATAGTGCGCAAGTCATAATTTCATTAGTTTTGTATTACTATAAACAAAGGTATCAATATTACTAATAATCCAACAAACTTTATAAGTGTAATAGCTACCCTTTATGATAAAATCGTGtattagaaaagaaataaaggCACAATGGAAATAAACAGTTGCATGCATCCAGGAAGCAACATGTATGCATCTTCATTACTCTGGAACTCTGTATAACATaaatgaaaaacgaaaataCTTTAAATGAAAGGTGATGATGTTCTATAAAATAAACACACGAGTctacagaaaaaaaaatatgaagaaaatgtttcattgtgaaaaatatttaaatagcgATTGGTGTACTTTTCGTTTAAATATGAACTGCCTTTAAATCAACAATACTAATGAGTTCCATAGTAAAATTTATATGTAGTTATCGTTATATCGGCACTTTTAACTTCTATAATGCTGACCTGTTTTGTGTACTGCCCATGGAGTCGTAATTATTGAGTGGACCCTGATGTTGCGCGCGTACTTCATAGGTGACACCATTTCCGAGACTAGAACACATTCAACGCACCCATCGCGATTTAACGGTGATGCAATTACTAGCGTGTCGATGTActtatttatgaaaaaatataagaaaaactAATGCaatataataatttgaaatactgaggaaataaataaaaactagTATATAAATTGATGCTAATTGCAATGAAAAgttaatttatataattctgATTTTTAAGGCAGTTTATACaatcttatataatatatataaagttttttatttttacattttcttcacTTTCATATCTTATTCGTGAAATGATAAAAATCTTCATAAAATCATACTACCACGTCTATTTCATTTAAAGTGCATACATcaaaaaaagaatacaataaGTAACACTATGGATTGAAATACCTTCATAATATTTGTAAGTACTGTTTTATATGCATCGTCACATTTAATACTGAAAAGTAGCAGTTTTTTCTACAGTATGTAAAacctaatatttattaatttacactAACTTCTTTACTGTAgaatgtatatatacgtatatgtataccaaCATTTACTATGTAAAAAAGCATAAATTGTAAATACTTAGATAATTATAGTAGTTCTTTACTTTTATATATTGTGCAAATGGTTTacagttttataaaaaaaaatcatattattaaaaaataataatactgttAAAAAAGTGTCAAATTTTTATAACAGATTAGTGAACCTACCTAGTAAAAACAGGAAAGAACCATAATTTAGCATTATCGCCAAATACTTCTTggaaattattatactttccaaGACTAAAACCATCTTTATCCTTTCCTGTGCGAAACATGGGTGGTGTAAACGCCTctacaaatatattataatatgtaatgttaaatataatgtaattaatgtattatataatatgtgaaagaatttttatacatAAATGTTTCTATTTACCTAATGTAGACCTATTATGTAAAATAAGGTAGCAATGATACAGGAAAAGAGAATTTAGGCTAACTGCAAACACCAGTGCCACAAAGAATAAAAGCAATAGATGAAATCTGCCCATTCCATACAGTTCTCCCTATATAgtaaacatttatattatttaaagaataaaagagaaatatatAAGATGATTTTACaatatagaataatattttaatttcaactaaAAActtaagaaattttgaaaatataatgtGTATCACTCTAATATTAATTTCCTATGGGTACTTATCTAACATAAATATCTAATAAATCATAATTACCTTCCAAAAACGTATGAAGTATTGTAAAGATGTAGCAGTAATAAATATACAGTAAAGCAGAGAATATGCTAGAAACAATATGAAGAATTTATAGTTGTGAAAGCCTACACAGTTGTTTACCCATGGACAGTGATGATCCATTTTTAATACACACGTTCTGcacacattacaatggtgtgctcgATCTGGCTTAATTAACTGACATTTCTCACAGAAGCGTATTACTAAAaaacaatttatataattacaaacATTTACTCTACATATAAATGAAACAATCAATAAACATTATACCTCCTTTAACAGTGAGATTTGTGACTGGAAGATCTTGTGCAAATCTTTCTAAGATTCGTCTCTGACCTGTTTCCGTTTCAGCTTgttgaattttttccatttctacATCTGGTATTCTAAACTATACAAAATATCATACTATTAATATATCacataatatatgtatgtatattataaCAATTGCTATATAAATGGAATCTTACCTTTTCTGGTACTTCTATTAAGTCTGTAAATACAGTTTGCCAATAGGACcacaaaaataatagaaataggaTGTGATAGAAAAACAAGTAAATGGCtattaacaaataaatataataaagttaGAGTTAATAtatgtttactttttaaaaatattatttaataatacatacaaatatacatacctttctgAACATAATTATCTATTGTatctagaaaaagaaaaacaaaattattagtaTATATGACTAACTACAAAATGTTCTCAATTATACTACTAATTTTAACTTTTCAAAAAAAATAGTTTGATCATTTACTTGCAACCAACTAGACAATGTATCtatgtatttattataattcatAACTATAAATATAACATCCATTTTATTATGTTAATTAGAACCAATTTTTTTCTGATTTTCAAGTTTAAATCAATATATTAATCTGATGCATATAAAACATTGTGATTTCCATCAAACAGCAAAGATATATAACTATTTTAAAACTTCGTATGTTAAATTAAAATAGTTAACATATAGTTTTTTATAATGTTGGTTTAATCTTAGAGCCcagtttaaatttaaatagtgaaattatt
The Ptiloglossa arizonensis isolate GNS036 chromosome 3, iyPtiAriz1_principal, whole genome shotgun sequence genome window above contains:
- the LOC143144697 gene encoding palmitoyltransferase ZDHHC15B isoform X1; translation: MGKQNGSCWWFVKTVNWIPVIFILTINVWSYHAYVVQLCFYTIDNYVQKAIYLFFYHILFLLFLWSYWQTVFTDLIEVPEKFRIPDVEMEKIQQAETETGQRRILERFAQDLPVTNLTVKGVIRFCEKCQLIKPDRAHHCNVCRTCVLKMDHHCPWVNNCVGFHNYKFFILFLAYSLLYCIFITATSLQYFIRFWKGELYGMGRFHLLLLFFVALVFAVSLNSLFLYHCYLILHNRSTLEAFTPPMFRTGKDKDGFSLGKYNNFQEVFGDNAKLWFFPVFTSLGNGVTYEVRAQHQGPLNNYDSMGSTQNSFGDGVNFSERLCNEDTHTLLGYITQQWGDETELDSPPPYGSQSALL
- the LOC143144697 gene encoding palmitoyltransferase ZDHHC2 isoform X3; its protein translation is MGKQNGSCWWFVKTVNWIPVIFILTINVWSYHAYVVQLCFYTIDNYVQKAIYLFFYHILFLLFLWSYWQTVFTDLIEVPEKFRIPDVEMEKIQQAETETGQRRILERFAQDLPVTNLTVKGVIRFCEKCQLIKPDRAHHCNVCRTCVLKMDHHCPWVNNCVGFHNYKFFILFLAYSLLYCIFITATSLQYFIRFWKGELYGMGRFHLLLLFFVALVFAVSLNSLFLYHCYLILHNRSTLEAFTPPMFRTGKDKDGFSLGKYNNFQEVFGDNAKLWFFPVFTSLGNGVTYEVRAQHQGPLNNYDSMGSTQNSIAMIGSTADANQPLVDTTEVV
- the LOC143144697 gene encoding palmitoyltransferase ZDHHC2 isoform X2, whose translation is MGKQNGSCWWFVKTVNWIPVIFILTINVWSYHAYVVQLCFYTIDNYVQKAIYLFFYHILFLLFLWSYWQTVFTDLIEVPEKFRIPDVEMEKIQQAETETGQRRILERFAQDLPVTNLTVKGVIRFCEKCQLIKPDRAHHCNVCRTCVLKMDHHCPWVNNCVGFHNYKFFILFLAYSLLYCIFITATSLQYFIRFWKGELYGMGRFHLLLLFFVALVFAVSLNSLFLYHCYLILHNRSTLEAFTPPMFRTGKDKDGFSLGKYNNFQEVFGDNAKLWFFPVFTSFGDGVNFSERLCNEDTHTLLGYITQQWGDETELDSPPPYGSQSALL